The genomic segment ATTGTATTATGAGGGTGTTATTTCTCTAGAAATTGTAAGCACTCAGAACTGTGTTCTTTTTATAACCGACACTACTTTTATCCGTGGGGTAGGGTAGTATTGGTAACAGCAGACACTTACTAGATAGTAGTTATGTGCCACAGAACTGCCAGGTGGTTTTTGTGTCTTTCACAGCTCACAAATAAACCTCTGTGGTAGCAGGAGCCCAAGTCCACAGAGATGTGAAAACTTGCCTGAGTTGTGTAGCTGGTACGTGACAAGTCAGACTTGGGATCTGAGCTGAGATTGTAACCTCAGAATGTAGGCTCTGTCCCCTGAAGAGGGGAGCTGCTCTGGAAAATGTGAGTTATTGTTTTCAGTGGACTCAGTAGCCTTGGAAGGGACCTGCAGTGAGAGAGGAAGGTCCTTTTGCCCAGCCAGACACGTGAGTGAGGGCATCATCACATCTTCATGTCAACAGCAGTCTCAATACCTGGTTTGTAAATACTAGCAGTGTATGAGAAATGGTTTGTATTAATCCCTGAAACCACAAATGGCCACCCAGGCAAATAAACTCTCCAGTGGGTAGTTCTGAAAGTGCTCCGTCATTCAAAAAGGAACAAATAGTTCTTCCCAACCACAGTTCAGATCGTCTGATCTATCAAAAGAAAGCCTTGAACCACCTAGAAGTGGCACCCAAAACCAGTTCCAGAACTGACAGCTACCCTTAAGGACGACAGCTGCCAGCATACATTGGACCAAGAAGTGAATTTAGGTGATAGTtgacctaatttttaaaatgaattatccaCAGTGGCTATCCATTTTGCTATGGATAATTATTAAACTATCCCTTGGTTTAGGCTGAATAGAATGGAGATTGTTGATAAGAATAGGCCCTTATAATTCAGTCATCCGCAGGTTCTGCGATACTCCACTGTCAGCAGGCAAACTTAAATTACTGGATGTGTAGATAAGATTGTTGGTGACGatcagctgtgtgtgtgtgtgtgtgtgtgtgtgtatgtgtgtgtgtgtgtactgtatGTAGGGCACCATGTTAGGTGCCGTGAAAGATGAAACAGATGCCCCGCAGCCTCTCAGGCTCAGGGTGATGCTGAGTTCAGTGCTGGGTTTTCAGTTGTAAGCTGCTCCAAATAGCAGTTCAGGTATAATGAAGTTCAGGGCCCCCTTGAGTGTGTACATCAGGTGGAGAGGAGAGAACGTCCTGCAAGCACAGGTCAGATGAGGACACCGCAGCATAACTGAGAAAGGCTGGTGACTTTAAGCACTGAGGACACACTTTATTTGACACCTGCAAGGTTAGGTCTTAAGAGGTGGTAAAACAGTGGTTCCTGTGATTTCTGCCAGCTTTTTGTTGAAGCATGAGTATTGTTTCCATCTAGTGGAAACCTAGTTTTAACTAGCTTATTCTTATTGGTGGTCCTAATGGATGAACAGGAAGAAAAGGGGATCACTACTGTGGACTCTCATCATGGCCCTTGAGCTGAGCTTTGTACGGGTAAGCAGCTGAAGTCCTGAAAGGGTCTTggatatatattcttttataaagCAAGAGTTTTTACACctgatttcaaactttttttgtctttttccttccgtttttgtggagaatggggtcttactatgttgcccaggcaggtctcaaactctggggctcaagctgtccacccgtctctgcctccctaagtgtagggattacaggcgtgagctcctGCGCCTGGCTTCTCTTATTTCAGATGAACCAGCTTCACGGTAATTTGTACTATGCTCACAGTACCGTCCTTGGTCGTTTTCATAAAGTTTGGCAGAGAAGTTTGGCGGGCACAGATTTAGAAGAGGTAGAGCATGGCATTCAGTGGAGCTTTGTTTTTAGCTGACCAGACAGTCTGATCTATTAGAACGCTATTAGTTTGAAGTACCTTACCCTGTACTCAGAAAGCCGGGCTGCTGGAGGACCAGGTGTCTCTTGATCATTGCAGGGCAGTGCTGAGAGCCAAGTCGGGAACTACTTAGTTGTGATGAGACACCTACATTGTTGGAATAGGACTAGAGAATCTCAAACCTAAAGAGAACATTTTGATGAAATTCATTGATAGTGGTTGAGGTTTAAGAAGCCTTTGTTTATTACCAGCAGCTTGGTTTACTTTACGTTCTTTGCCTATAGTTGTTATATATTAGGctatttttgcattgctataaatacctgagactggtaacttatttttaaaaagaggtttaggccgggcgcggtggctcacgcctgtaatcccagcactttgggaggccgagacgggcggatcacaaggtcaggagatcgcgaccatcctggctaacacggtgaaaccccgtctctactaaaacatacaaaaaaaaaaaaaaactagccgggcgcggtggcgggcgtctgtagtcccagctactcgggaggctgaggcaggagaatggcgtgaacccgggaggcggagcttgcagtgagccgagatcacgccactgcactccagcctgggcgacagagcgagactctgtctcaaaaaaataaaaaaataaaaataaaaaaaataaaaagaggtttaattggctcagggttctgcaggctgtacagagcgcgtggcagcatctgcttctggggaggccttggagcttttactcatggcagaaggcaaagcggGAGCGGGCACGTAAATAACAAatgcaggagcaagagagagttgCCGGGAGgcgccacacacttttaaatgaccaggtcTTGAGAGAAGGCACTCGCTGTCATCACTCTCAGGAGTACAGCACCAAAGGTTGGTCCTAAACCATTCGTGGAAATCCACCCGCGATCCAGTcagctcccaccaggccccacagCTGACAATGGcgattacaattcagcatgagacTTGGGCAGCGACAAATACGCAAACTATATCAAGTTAGTATTTGCTTTTTGTTGGCAGATAAGTAGAAGATTGGCCCCCTCAAAAACCCGCCTTAAATAATTGTGTAGAAGGATGGGAGGCGGAGAGAGTAGGTGATGCACAGAGGTATAGATGAAGTAAGATTGGCCATAGGTTGGACATTTTTGAATGTTGGGCTCATTATACTATTTGTGGAGTATACTGTTTTCTCCACTTTGTTCATGTTTGAAATTTCCCATAGATTTGAATTTATGGAATAAGCTTTATAAGAAATGCCTTCTAATATATTTTTGATGCAGAAAATATCTAACTCTGCTCTTGGTCACTAAGACTCAACTGAGACTGTCAGTTGAATTGGTTACTTAGTGGCCTCCAGAGAAATGCTTGGGTCTAAAGGGCCAAAGATTGTGGTTGGTTCTGTTCGTTGCAAGTCACAGCTGGAAGATGTGGGGGAACTGTAAACGCTAGACAGCAGCTGCCACTGCGGTCAGTGATTGTATGTGGTGTGCAGGCAGACTCTTCTAGACTTGAGTTCATCTGCATTGGTGTGGTTTGAAAATCGCTTCTGTTGCTCTGTTTTAGGATGTTTCACCAGTCAGGTGGCTGACACCACCTGGAAGAGAATGTCTGAGTTGTTGCCTCCGTCTCACGACATGTAGCTTTTCCTTCAGGTGTGGTTTGGTGTAATGAGAATGATGAAAGGTTTTTTTAGCTTTTGCATTTTATCCCTCCCCTTTGATTTTTTGAATTCTGAGGCTCTAGAGGTGCAGAGCCTCAGGGCCCTGTTAAAACACCAGCTCTCTGGGAATACGGTCCTGCTGCTTCATCCAACCTGTATCTCTACCTTGCTGCCCACAGTTGCACACAAAGTAGAGTCAAGTGAGAACTCAGGCCAGTGACACCCATCATGGATTCAAATGACCCTGGGATGAGGGGATAATTTTCCAGGTGATGGCTGAGGTGTTGACTTTGGGCTTGGTTTTTCATGGTTTTTTCCCAGCTCCATTTTTGTTGGCAAGATTCTATAAGCTGTTAGATTAAATTCTAGATTACCctagaatttaaatttttatttatttattttgagacagggtctcctgggctcaagtgatccttttgcctcagcctcctgtgtagctgggaccataggtgcgtgccaccatgcccagctaatttgttttatgtagagacagatgtctcactttgttgcccaggctggtctccaacccctgggctcaagtcatcctcccacctcgatcaacctcccaaagtgttgagattataggtgtgagcccccacggCCAGtccagaatttaatttttttttttttttaaatcctgccCTAAAGAAAGAGACTGAATCCAGTGGATATTATTGACAAGACTCATTCTTTCTTGTAGTTCCAGGCCATAGAGCCTGATACATAGATCGCGATCTAAATCCTAGCTCtggcccaggtgtggtggctcacgcctgtcatctcaacattttgggaggctgaggtgggcagatcacctgaattcaggagttcaagaccagcctggccaacatggtgaaaccccgtctctactaaaaatacaaaaattagtcagatgtgatggcacgtgccggtagtcccagccactcgggaggccaagtaaggagaattgtttgaacgtgggaggcggaggttgcagtgagccaagactgcgccactgcactccagcctgggggccagagtgagacttcgtctcaaaacaaaacaaaacaaaaaatctagcGCGCCACTTAGTGGCCGTGTGGACGATGTAGAACGTAAAATGGTGGTAGCATCATCTGCCTTGTTGAGTGCTTTAGAGGATTCAGTGGAACCCTATTTGAAGAGTGTATGCTCCGTGCAAGTTCTGCTGTAAGCCCAGAGTGCGCAGCCACGTACTGGTGCCCCAGGAGTTGCCCTCCTAGAGAACAGTGGACCGAGAACCCAGATGATAAGAGCAGCTGGAAGTATGGATGCTTACCACATGCCCGTCACTGGTTTATgccctttacatatatatacattgatacatatatatatatattttgtttgtttgtttgtttgttttttgagacagagtttcgctcttattgcccaggctggagtgcaatggcacgatctcggctcactgcaacctctgcctccagagttcaagtgattctcctgcctcagcctcccgagtagctgggattatcggcacgcaccaccatgcccggctaattctgtgtttttagtgcagatgaggtttctccatgttggtcaggctggtctcgagctcccgacctcaagtaatctgcccacttcggcctcccaaagtactgggattataggcgtgagcctctttacatatattaaactTATTTAATTCACCTAACAACCCTAGGAagcaaatactattattattcctgttttgaggaaactgaggcagaaagaggTTAATCGTGGAGGAAccaggatttgagcccaggccACCTGGCTTTGGaggcagcattttaaaaaaccaagacACTCTGCTCCCTCTCTCAACAGTCCAAATAAGACAGTGACATCCATGCTCAGAAACAGTGTAGTCATTGGAGGTTTTATTATATCGAGTAAATAAGACTTTCTCAAAAAGAAGCCAGGTGCTCACACCTgacagctcctggggaggctgcagtgagaggatccccaccttttttttgagacagggctttgctctgttgcccaggctggagtgcagtttgagaccaacctgggcaacgtagtgagacccccatatctcaaaaaaaaaaaaaaaaaatagctgggcatagtggtacgtacctgcagtcccagcactttgggaggctgtggcgggaggatcacttgagtccaggagttggaggctgcagtgagctatgattgtgccactgcactccagcctgagtgacagagtgagacctgtctctcgaaagaaagagagagagagagaaagctccTGTTTCAAGCAAGACATTTAAGTGTACAAGCTATTATTCTTGAGCCACAGAGGGCTTTGATCTCAATCAGAAATGCCCTAGATGTGTATTTGGTTACGAATCAGCATATATGAAGAACATAAATGAtccttataaaatgtttatatcatTCAATGTAAAGTGACAAGTTGTTTGGAAATAATGGCATTGCAAATGGTGTGTAAATATTTGATTTGAAATTTAAAAGGTTAAAGAGTTTACAACTGAAATACTATTTGTAGATCAACGCCTAAAAAGATAATTATACACTACATGTCCAAATCACAGGGGAAAATTTAGGTAGGACAATGcaaatctctcttctctctctctctccctacccccacttccccttctttctctctctttctggccAAAACAATAACATACAATGACTTGAGAGAAAGCTTAGTTTTCTGTAGTTAGAAACTTCACTGTTGTCAACATTGAAATAACTAGGCTCTATTTTCCTAATTCTGTTGAGGAGTGACACTTTTCGGACAACAGAGGGGACCTTAGTCGTGTTATGGCTATACATTTTTACCGCgggcttttaaagaaaaaaaaaaaccaattaaaaaaaaaatcccttctttCCGTTCGCATCATCAGCTAGGAGGAGGCTGTGGCTCCCCAGCCCATGTGACACCACATTTTGTTAAGCTGGGTGGCTTTGTCTCTGTCTGCCTGGCTATGACAGGGCAGAAACTGCCACCTCACAAAAGGTCTGTGAAGCTTGGGTCATTCGTGTGGATAAAGGTTTCTGCTAGGTTGCAGGTTTTTTGAATGGGGTCTTGAAAGGATAGGGAGATGTATAGAAACTGGAGTCAGTTCAGAGGGGAACCAAAGAGAATgagggggctggaggaggagagcTGCAAAGACAGAAAGGTGGGAGCCTTGTGTTAGAAGATGTGCCCTCTTCAGAGTGACAGCCAACTGCTTTTCATCCTCGCTGTGGTTTGGGGCTGAAAGTACGAAGATAGATTGTAGTTAGTGATGAGGAAAATGCACAAGGATGTGGTTAACAAGGAACATCATGGAAGTTCCTCTGGAGTTCTTTAAAAATAGGATGGTTCAATTTGGAGTCTCTAAAAAAGGTAGAGACATCATGATGATGAGTCTGACAGGTCATGCGCAGTCCTCCAGGCGGTCTGGAAATGTCCTCGGCCAGCTTCACGCTGGCTGCTGCCCCACCCTGTCTTCTGCCCTGGGGACTCTTGGGGAACAGGGAGCTGCTTGATGCCTGCCTCCAGCCACGGTAGTCATATGGAAAttttgtggaaaataaaaattagttctCTTTTAGGAAAAGGTTAGGGGTTTCTTCTCCTGGTCTGTGACCCTTTTTGATCACGTgacctggaggttgcagtgggagaAGGAATTTGACAGCTCTTAGCTGGTCCATGCAGACTCTCTCTCCTTGatgttttttctctccttttaactAACCATTCCAATTAATGCTTAACTTCCTCATTTTGGTTAGGGTTCTGCAGCATTCCAGACCTCGAGCACTGAATCAGGATGGGAAAAAGACGTTGTGTTCCCCCACTCGAGCCCAAGTTGGCAGCAGGCTGTTGTGGGGTCAAGAAGCCCAAATTATCTGGAAGTGGAACGCACAGTCACGGGAATCAGTCCACAACTGTCCCCGGCTCTAGTTCAGGACCTCTTCAAAACCACCAGCATGTGGACAGCAGCAGTGGACGGGAGAATGTGTCAGACTTAACTCTGGGACCTGGAAACTCTCCCATCACACGAATGAATCCCGCATCGGGAGCGCTGAGCCCTCTTCCCCGGCCTAATGGAACTGCCAACACCACTAAGAATCTGGTGGTGACCGCGGAGATGTGCTGCTACTGCTTCGACGTACTCTACTGTCACCTCTATGGCTTCCCACAGCCACGACTTCCTAGATTCACCAATGACCCCTAGTGAGTAACTCAGGTGCTGGGGCCACTGAGGAAGGCATGGCGACATCTTTCTGGGGTGATTCTCTCAAGAGATCTGCTGCTCGGAAATCTTTATTATCATTTGAGGAAAGGGTAATGGGAAGAGAATGATAAGAAATGTCCAGACAGTTTTAAATACAGTTCACATTTGGAGGAGGCTGTAGGCTTGTTAATGTTCTGGAAATCAAGTGAGTTCATTCTTGGCTCTTCTGTTAGTTCACATGGCAGTGGGTAGGTCATTTAACCTCGCAAGTGGGGAAGTCACGCCATACCACTGGGGACCCCGTAGTGTTGAAGTCCGGGTGAGTTGGAAGTCTGAGGCCAGGCTGGAGACTAGGAGCTCTCATTCATTGGATCTGTGAGTTGGTTGACAGGGGCCCCTCACTTTGTTCATGAGAAATCCCTTGGTAAAGCTGTAGGGCCACTGACATCCCATCAAGAAAATCAGAATCTGCTTCAGTATTTTTAGCTGAAAATTCTTTGTTGCTTGTCCCAAGACCTCTGCTGGTCTCAGTGACTTAAATAAGCAATATGTATAAAGTAAACTGAAAAACTCCATGCTAGCATATTCTTCTTCCTCAGAATTGAAAGCCGCTCTGAGCTGGCTTTGAAGAGCAttgctgtttttttatttttgttttgggggcATGCTTTTGGAGTATTCGTTGATATGAGACTATTCGTTCCTCAATTGTTGGTTGCATACAGAGACTGCAGAACCTTGGCTGGGGCATGGAGAGGGTGTGAAGAAAAGGAGCCTCTTCCCTCGGGAGACCTGTCAGGTTGGCAGATCGCACACGCACGGAGCTAAGATCGCACGCACAGAGCTAAGATCGCACACGCAcagagctaagatcacacacgcacagagctaaGGTCACACACGCACGGAGCTAAGATcacacacgcacagagctaagatcacacacgcacagagctaagatcacacacgcacagagctaaGGTCACACGCACGGAGCTAAGATcacacacgcacagagctaaGGTAGCACACGCACAGAGCTAAGGTCACACGCACGGAGCTAAGATcacacacgcacagagctaagatcacacacgcacagagctaagatcacacacgcacagagctaaGGTCACACGCACGGAGCTAAGATcacacacgcacagagctaagatcacacacgCACGGAGCTAAGGTCACACGCACGGAGCTAAGATcacacacgcacagagctaaGATCGCACATGCACAGAGCTAAGGTCACACGCACGGAGCTAAGATcacacacgcacagagctaagatcacacacgcacagagctaaGGTCACACGCACGGAGCTAAGATcacacacgcacagagctaagatcacacacgcacagagctaagatcacacacgcacagagctaaGGTCACACGCACGGAGCTAAGATCACACACGCACGGAGCTAAGATCGCACACGCACAGAGCTAAGGTCACACGCACGGAGCTAAGATcacacacgcacagagctaagatcacacacgcacagagctaagatcacacacgcacagagctaaGGTCACACGCACGGAGCTAAGATcacacacgcacagagctaagatcacacacgCACGGAGCTAAGGTCACACGCACGGAGCTAAGATcacacacgcacagagctaaGATCGCACACGCACGGAGCTAAGGTCACACGCACGGAGCTAAGATcacacacgcacagagctaagatcacacacgcacagagctaagatcacacacgcacagagctaaGGTCACACGCACGGAGCTAAGATCACACACGCACGGAGCTAAGATCACACACGCACGGAGCTAAGGTcacacacgcacagagctaaggtcacacacgcacagagctaagatcacacacgcacagagctaaGGTCACACGCACGGAGCTAAGATcacacacgcacagagctaaGATCGCACATGCACAGAGCTAAGGTCACACGCACGGAGCTAAGATcacacacgcacagagctaagatcacacacgcacagagctaagatcacacacgcacagagctaaGGTCACACGCACGGAGCTAAGATcacacacgcacagagctaagatcacacacgcacagagctaaGGTCACACGCACGGAGctaagatcacacacacacagagctaagATCGCACACGCACAGAGCTAAGGTCGCACACGCACAGAGCTAAGGTCACACGCAcagagctaagatcacacacgcacagagctaaggtcacacgcacagagctaagatcgcacacgcacagagctaaggtcacacacgcacagagctaaGGTCACACGCACGGAGCTAAGATcacacacgcacagagctaagatcacacacgcacagagctaaGGTCACACGCACGGAGCTAAGATcacacacgcacagagctaagatcacacacgcacagagctaagatcgcacacgcacagagctaagatcacacacgcacagagctaaGATCGCACATGCACAGAGCTAAGGTcacacacgcacagagctaaggtcacacacgcacagagctaagatcacacacgcacagagctaagatcacacgcacggagctaagatcacacacgcacagagctaagatcacacacgcacagagctaagatcacacgcacggagctaagatcacacacgcacagagctaagatcacacacgcacagagctaagatcacacacgcacagagctaagatcacacgcacagagctaagatcacacacgcacagagctaagatcacacacgcacagagctaagatcacacacgcacagagctaagatcgcacacgcacagagctaaggtcacacacgcacagagctaaggtcacacacgcacagagctaagatcacacacgcacagagctaaGGTCACACGCACAGAGCTAAGATCGCACGCACAGAGCTAAGATCGCACGCACAGAGCTAAGATCGCACGCAcagagctaagatcacacacgcacagagctaagatcacacacgCGCAGAGCTAAGATCGCACACGCACAGAGCTAAGGGGAGTTGTTCTCTGAGACCTGTCAGGTCGGCAGATCACACACGCACAGTGCTAAGGGGAAGTTGTTCTCTGTGAGTGCGTCAGAGGAGAGGAAATGTGGAGGGAGGTGTGCTCGGTTTTTTGGGAACTGTCACCCTGGGGTAACGTGGTTGGAAAACACCTGACTGAGCAGGTGGAGATCCCAAGCCTGAGTGAGATCCAGGGTGCCCCATGTAAGAGAGAGACACAGTTTGGAAGAACAGGTGGTGATGTGGGTGTTTAGGGAAGGTTTAGGCTGTCGTATTCAGGGCTTTGCATTTCCATCCTGCAGGCAATGGAGGCCTTGTCTTGAAGGATTTTTCAGTAGGCTTTGGGGCTGCAGCATTGGCTGGTGCTGTGCAGGTGCTTTATTGGAAGGAAAAGATGGCTAGACGGGAGAGCTGCTGTGGGGCCCTTTGTGACAGTGATCAAAGCAGATAACTTTGAAAACTTAAGTTGCCTCTAGAAATTATTAACTCAAGAATCTAAGAGGTAAGGGCATTAGTGTGGAGAGATTTCAGGAAGAGGGAACAGGCCTTGAAACCTCTTGCTAAAAAATCTGTCACTATCAATCTGATATAGCCTAATGAAGTGTGACTTTGGCCTAGAAACAGAAAATGGCAACTGCTAATAAAAAGgtgtcttggctgggcacggtggctcatgcctgtaatctgtaatctcagcactttgggaggctgaggtgggaggatcgtttgagccaggagttcaagcttagcatgggcaacatagtgagaccccccccatctctatttttttttaatctattttttttttcctttttgagacagagtctcttgtcgaggctggagtgcagtggcataatcttggctcactgcaacctctgcctttcagaatcaagcgattctcccacctcagcctcctaagtagctgagattacaggcgcctgccaccaagcccggccaatttttatattttcagtagaggcggggttttaccatgttgaccaggctggtctagaactcctgacctcaagtgatccgcccacctcggcctcccaaagtgctgggattacaggcgtgagccactgcacccggccttttaaaacctttttttaaaaattaaaaaaggttttttgagggaactttttttttttttctgaaaatttattttcagagataTTTGTAGTTTCGGAGATATTCGTAGTTGTCAGGGGCAGACACGATCATGAAACATGATCATGGAACAACAacatgggattacagatgagcaGGGGGCTGTGCAGGTGAGGTGTGTCATCATGAAAGACAGAGCTGGGGAGCATGGCTACCTGCATACATAGACTTAGGGAAGAGGAAACTGGAGAACTGGAAGAAAAAGTGGAGTGTTGggtagagaaagaggaaaggagcaTGTCCGTTTGGCAGCAGGGAACACGGGAACCGCTACGCGGAGCCTCTCCTCATGCTGCCTCGTAGGTGTCCTGTTTCCCGCCAGGGCTGTGCCGTTTTCAGAAAGGCAGAGAGTCCTTTGGGTAGCTGGCGAGTCCGAAAAGAGGGATTCTTGGCAATAACAGAAATGAATAGGGACAAAGCCAAAAGGTTTTGTTCTTATCCATGATTAATTTGGGGCTGGAGaatgttttgtgttttgctttttttagtCCGCTCTTTGTGACGTGGAAGACAGGGCGGGACAAGCGGCTTCGTGGCTGCATTGGGACCTTCTCAGCCATGAATCTTCATTCAGGACTCAGGGAATACACGTTAACCAGGTAATGACACCAGACGTTAAGAACTGTAGATAACTTGGCTAGAATCAGAAATAGCTGCctgactttatttcttctaagtGATGTATgttgagttttctctttttggtaATCAGGACATGTAAGGGGCTTAATCTGGTGAGTCACTTATCAGTTCAAGTACAGACAGTTAATAGCATCGAGCTGTTTTTAACGTGTTAGTCTTGATGAACAATAGATACTCTCTGAATAGCTCAAGATTCATAAATATGGGGGCTCTGTGGCACCTGATGTTGGCTCCTGACTCCAGAGCAGCCTTACCTGTGTTTTCTGTCCCCCTCCAGTGCACTTAAGGACAGCCGATTTCCCCCCCTGACCCGAGAGGAGCTGCCTAAACTTTTCTGCTCTGTCTCCCTCCTTACTAACTTTGAGGATGCCAGTGATTACCTGGACTGGGAGGTGAGAACAGCCGCATTTGGAACTCTGCATCTCTCGTTGCATTTGG from the Macaca nemestrina isolate mMacNem1 chromosome 11, mMacNem.hap1, whole genome shotgun sequence genome contains:
- the LOC105492415 gene encoding AMMECR1-like protein isoform X1, producing MGKRRCVPPLEPKLAAGCCGVKKPKLSGSGTHSHGNQSTTVPGSSSGPLQNHQHVDSSSGRENVSDLTLGPGNSPITRMNPASGALSPLPRPNGTANTTKNLVVTAEMCCYCFDVLYCHLYGFPQPRLPRFTNDPYPLFVTWKTGRDKRLRGCIGTFSAMNLHSGLREYTLTSALKDSRFPPLTREELPKLFCSVSLLTNFEDASDYLDWEVGVHGIRIEFINEKGVKRTATYLPEVAKEQDNYTGVTSDRKDAGAGSLGTAIMACVGLSSHVSESPRDCQTDWASDWDQIQTIDSLLRKGGFKAPITSEFRKTIKLTRYRSEKVTISYAEYIASRQHCFQNGTLHAPPLYNHYS
- the LOC105492415 gene encoding AMMECR1-like protein isoform X2 gives rise to the protein MGKRRCVPPLEPKLAAGCCGVKKPKLSGSGTHSHGNQSTTVPGSSSGPLQNHQHVDSSSGRENVSDLTLGPGNSPITRMNPASGALSPLPRPNGTANTTKNLVVTAEMCCYCFDVLYCHLYGFPQPRLPRFTNDPYPLFVTWKTGRDKRLRGCIGTFSAMNLHSGLREYTLTSALKDSRFPPLTREELPKLFCSVSLLTNFEDASDYLDWEVGVHGIRIEFINEKGVKRTATYLPEVAKEQDWDQIQTIDSLLRKGGFKAPITSEFRKTIKLTRYRSEKVTISYAEYIASRQHCFQNGTLHAPPLYNHYS